In Burkholderia pyrrocinia, the following proteins share a genomic window:
- a CDS encoding MBL fold metallo-hydrolase: protein MASPLVLIHRILGFAAARRGRTLSGGSPQHNGERFNNVAPRPVEGFGKTLGIAWNMLVNKPRNTVPAGALPVDSLTRAELDAAPDRSLYRLGHSTLLFKLRGEFWLTDPVFAERASPFRRVGPKRFHAPPIALEDLPPLRGVILSHDHYDHLDRDTVLALAATTDVFVTTLGVGDRLIEWGIDAKKVRQLDWWQSVDVAGLTLTATPAQHFSGRSLFDGNSTLWASWVIVDDDLRVFFSGDTGYFDGFRTIGERLGPFDVTLIETGAYDPQWPYVHMQPEETVQAHIDLRGRWLVPIHNGTFDLAMHRWQEPFERVTALAIVRGVELSTPRMGEHLDLDAPHRGERWWRTVDERATAPATKSRRRQLCPSQATK, encoded by the coding sequence ATGGCATCGCCTCTCGTTTTGATTCACCGCATTCTGGGTTTTGCGGCCGCGCGGCGCGGCCGCACGCTGTCCGGCGGTTCGCCGCAGCACAATGGCGAGCGCTTCAACAATGTCGCGCCGCGTCCCGTCGAAGGGTTCGGCAAGACGCTCGGGATCGCCTGGAACATGCTGGTCAACAAGCCGCGCAATACCGTGCCCGCAGGCGCGCTGCCGGTCGATTCGCTGACCCGCGCGGAACTCGACGCGGCGCCCGATCGCAGCCTGTACCGGCTTGGCCATTCGACGCTGCTGTTCAAGCTGCGCGGCGAATTCTGGCTGACCGATCCCGTGTTTGCCGAACGCGCGTCGCCGTTTCGTCGTGTCGGCCCCAAGCGTTTCCATGCGCCGCCGATCGCGCTTGAAGATCTTCCGCCGCTGCGCGGCGTGATCCTGTCGCACGACCACTACGATCACCTCGACCGAGACACGGTGCTCGCACTCGCGGCAACCACCGACGTGTTCGTGACAACGCTGGGCGTCGGCGACCGCCTGATCGAATGGGGCATCGACGCGAAGAAGGTCCGTCAGCTCGACTGGTGGCAGAGTGTCGACGTGGCCGGCCTGACGCTGACCGCGACACCTGCACAGCACTTCTCCGGGCGCAGCCTGTTCGACGGCAACAGCACGCTGTGGGCGTCGTGGGTGATCGTCGACGACGACCTGCGCGTGTTCTTCAGCGGCGACACGGGCTACTTTGACGGGTTCCGGACGATCGGCGAGCGCCTCGGTCCGTTCGACGTGACGCTGATCGAAACGGGCGCATATGATCCGCAATGGCCGTACGTGCACATGCAGCCGGAAGAAACCGTGCAGGCGCACATCGATTTGCGCGGACGCTGGCTGGTCCCGATCCACAACGGCACGTTCGATCTCGCGATGCATCGCTGGCAGGAGCCGTTCGAGCGCGTCACGGCGCTGGCGATCGTGCGCGGCGTCGAGTTGTCGACGCCCAGGATGGGCGAGCACCTCGATCTCGACGCGCCGCATCGCGGCGAGCGGTGGTGGCGCACGGTAGACGAGCGCGCGACGGCGCCGGCAACGAAATCGCGCCGCAGGCAGCTTTGCCCGTCGCAGGCGACGAAGTAG
- a CDS encoding TetR/AcrR family transcriptional regulator, with amino-acid sequence MDTSTPPQRLTDRKRAAIVDAAIEEFLAAGYDATSMDRIAARADVSKRTVYNHFPGKETLFAAILHKLWDATLTGNSPTYRADVPLREQLLALLDRKLRLLNDEAFLALARVAIGAAIHSPERARDMVERLGEREEDMTVWVRAAAAAGRLSVTDPVFAAHQLHGVVKAFAFWPQITMGQPPLTAPEQQKVAESAADMFLSYYARPDDSDASHTTPD; translated from the coding sequence ATGGATACCAGCACTCCCCCTCAGCGCCTGACCGATCGAAAGCGCGCGGCCATCGTCGATGCAGCCATCGAGGAATTTCTCGCGGCGGGCTACGACGCGACCAGCATGGATCGCATCGCCGCGCGCGCGGACGTGTCGAAGCGCACGGTCTACAACCACTTTCCCGGCAAGGAAACGTTGTTCGCCGCGATCCTGCACAAGCTGTGGGATGCGACCCTGACCGGGAACTCGCCGACCTATCGCGCCGACGTACCGCTGCGAGAGCAACTGCTCGCGTTACTGGATCGCAAATTGCGCCTGTTGAACGACGAGGCATTTCTCGCGCTCGCGCGCGTGGCGATCGGTGCGGCCATCCATTCGCCGGAACGTGCGCGCGATATGGTCGAACGTCTCGGCGAGCGCGAGGAAGACATGACGGTCTGGGTGCGTGCGGCCGCGGCGGCCGGCCGCTTGTCGGTCACCGATCCGGTGTTCGCCGCGCATCAACTGCATGGTGTCGTGAAGGCATTTGCGTTCTGGCCGCAGATCACGATGGGCCAGCCGCCGCTCACGGCGCCGGAGCAACAGAAAGTCGCGGAATCGGCTGCCGACATGTTTCTCTCGTACTACGCGCGGCCGGATGACAGCGACGCATCGCACACCACGCCGGACTGA
- a CDS encoding flavodoxin family protein, which yields MKTLLIVYHTMTGGTQQMAEAAAAAAREQPGVDVRLQRADATSADDVLAADAYLFATPENLAAMSGLMKDFFDRCYYAALDRVNGRPYAAMICAGSDGQNALRQIDRIATGWRLKNVAPGLIVCTHAQTPERILAAKTIGDDDRARCAELGAGLAAGLALGVF from the coding sequence ATGAAGACCCTGCTGATCGTCTATCACACGATGACCGGAGGCACGCAACAGATGGCCGAAGCGGCCGCCGCCGCGGCGCGCGAGCAGCCCGGCGTCGATGTCAGGCTGCAGCGCGCGGACGCGACGAGCGCAGACGACGTGCTGGCCGCCGACGCATACCTGTTTGCGACGCCCGAAAATCTCGCGGCGATGTCCGGGCTGATGAAGGACTTCTTCGATCGTTGCTACTACGCGGCGCTCGATCGCGTGAACGGCCGCCCGTATGCGGCGATGATCTGCGCGGGAAGCGACGGGCAGAACGCGTTGCGCCAGATCGACCGGATCGCGACCGGATGGCGGCTGAAGAACGTGGCGCCCGGCCTGATCGTCTGTACTCACGCGCAGACGCCGGAGCGCATCCTCGCGGCGAAGACGATCGGCGACGATGATCGCGCGCGCTGCGCCGAACTCGGCGCAGGCCTTGCAGCAGGACTCGCGCTGGGTGTTTTCTGA
- a CDS encoding DUF2889 domain-containing protein, whose amino-acid sequence MVPPHDIPHDGITREEIHHRQIDMRGYRRSDGLFEVTACLADRKTRDFTPPGGTRTVAALSPIHDLGVTLVFDADMVVRAVSTFIRSHPYAQCPGGGDSLQALVGLSIGAGWNSEVRKRLPSCDTCTHLKELLGPIATTAYQTMVGMRQSSLDARDSEGKPLKIDSCHAYGASRDLVKRLWPEYHRPSATAKGS is encoded by the coding sequence ATGGTTCCCCCACACGACATCCCGCACGACGGCATCACGCGCGAGGAGATTCACCATCGGCAGATCGACATGCGCGGCTATCGGCGCAGCGACGGCCTGTTCGAAGTAACGGCCTGCCTCGCGGACCGCAAGACCCGCGATTTCACGCCGCCGGGCGGCACGCGGACGGTCGCGGCGCTGTCGCCGATCCACGACCTCGGCGTGACGCTGGTCTTCGACGCCGACATGGTCGTCCGCGCCGTCTCCACGTTCATTCGTTCGCATCCGTATGCGCAGTGTCCGGGCGGCGGCGACTCGCTGCAAGCGCTCGTCGGGCTGAGCATCGGTGCCGGCTGGAACAGCGAGGTCCGCAAGCGCCTGCCGTCCTGCGATACGTGCACGCACCTGAAGGAATTGCTCGGCCCGATCGCAACCACGGCCTATCAGACGATGGTCGGCATGCGGCAGTCGTCGCTTGACGCCCGCGACAGCGAAGGAAAGCCGCTCAAGATCGACAGTTGCCACGCGTATGGCGCATCGCGCGATCTCGTGAAACGTCTTTGGCCCGAATATCACCGGCCTTCGGCGACGGCAAAAGGCAGCTAG
- a CDS encoding ProQ/FinO family protein, translating into MGFEQLAELRAQLAAKAKQERNAKRPATPTDAGTKPKSGDQPPRGAKPGAGAKAPHRAKPASAKPSAPVDPVIVAIGKLQRKFPRAFPKNPAPKVPLKVGIWDDLAREAQAVGLNEAELREAMSTWCRGNRYWSCLVEDAVRVDLQGNEAGRVTHDDAARARRLKARRPGKGAAQSAKGAQQPPKAEQQAEAAAAPEPANAEAQTDAASHPASAEAQTDVVPQAEQQTAGNE; encoded by the coding sequence ATGGGTTTTGAACAACTTGCCGAATTGCGGGCGCAGCTCGCAGCGAAGGCCAAGCAGGAGCGCAACGCAAAGCGGCCGGCGACGCCTACGGACGCCGGCACGAAACCGAAGTCCGGCGACCAGCCGCCCCGTGGCGCCAAACCGGGTGCCGGCGCGAAAGCGCCGCATCGCGCGAAGCCCGCTTCGGCGAAGCCGTCGGCGCCGGTCGATCCGGTCATCGTTGCGATCGGCAAACTGCAGCGGAAGTTTCCGCGGGCGTTCCCGAAGAATCCGGCCCCCAAAGTGCCGCTCAAGGTCGGCATCTGGGACGATCTCGCACGCGAGGCGCAGGCCGTCGGTCTCAACGAAGCCGAACTGCGCGAAGCGATGTCGACGTGGTGCCGCGGCAACCGCTACTGGTCGTGCCTCGTCGAAGACGCGGTGCGGGTCGACCTGCAGGGCAACGAAGCAGGGCGCGTGACGCATGACGACGCAGCGCGGGCGCGCCGGCTGAAGGCTCGCCGCCCCGGCAAGGGTGCGGCGCAATCGGCCAAGGGCGCGCAGCAGCCGCCGAAGGCCGAGCAGCAGGCCGAGGCCGCCGCTGCGCCGGAACCGGCGAATGCGGAAGCGCAGACCGACGCCGCGTCGCATCCGGCGAGTGCGGAAGCGCAGACCGACGTCGTGCCGCAGGCCGAGCAGCAAACGGCCGGAAACGAGTAA
- a CDS encoding DMT family transporter, translated as MNPRHSAILVALTAAALFGAATPLAKALIGAMSPFMVAGLFYLGSGVGLGIGILLRGLYNRRAPAAEAAPLQRADLPWLAGAIVAGGVAGPALLMLGLSSTPAATSALLLNLEGVLTAVIAWVVFRENVDSQIFLGMVAIVAGGTLLSWTPGRAGVPVGALLIVGACLCWAIDNNLTRKVAANDAMVIACVKGLIAGPVNIGIALATGATLPALPVTAAAMLTGLGGYGISLVLFVVALRHLGSARTGAYFSIAPLFGVVLSLLIWPALPPETFWIAAALMALGIWLHVRERHEHTHAHERLEHTHRHRHDEHHQHAHDFAYDGNEPHTHPHVHLPITHSHAHFPDIHHRHRH; from the coding sequence ATGAACCCGAGACATTCCGCGATTCTCGTCGCGCTCACCGCTGCCGCGCTGTTCGGCGCCGCGACACCGCTCGCCAAGGCGCTGATCGGCGCGATGTCGCCGTTCATGGTCGCCGGCCTGTTCTATCTCGGCAGCGGCGTCGGGCTCGGCATCGGGATCCTGCTTCGCGGGTTGTACAACCGTCGCGCACCGGCCGCGGAGGCCGCGCCGCTGCAGCGTGCCGACCTGCCGTGGCTGGCCGGCGCGATCGTGGCAGGCGGCGTGGCCGGCCCGGCGTTGCTGATGCTCGGGCTGTCGAGCACGCCGGCGGCGACGAGCGCGTTGCTGCTCAATCTCGAAGGCGTGCTGACGGCCGTCATCGCGTGGGTCGTGTTTCGCGAGAACGTGGATTCGCAGATATTCCTCGGGATGGTCGCGATCGTCGCCGGCGGCACGCTGCTGTCGTGGACGCCGGGCCGGGCCGGCGTGCCGGTCGGCGCGCTGCTGATCGTCGGCGCGTGCCTGTGCTGGGCGATCGACAACAACCTGACCCGCAAGGTCGCCGCGAACGACGCGATGGTCATCGCATGCGTGAAAGGGCTGATCGCCGGGCCCGTGAACATCGGCATCGCGCTGGCGACCGGGGCGACGCTGCCCGCCTTACCGGTCACGGCCGCCGCGATGCTGACGGGGCTCGGCGGCTACGGGATCAGCCTCGTGCTGTTCGTCGTCGCGTTGCGTCATCTCGGCAGCGCGCGCACGGGTGCGTATTTCTCGATCGCGCCGCTGTTCGGCGTCGTACTGTCGCTGCTGATCTGGCCCGCGCTGCCGCCCGAGACGTTCTGGATTGCTGCCGCGCTGATGGCGCTCGGCATCTGGCTGCACGTGCGCGAACGGCACGAACACACGCATGCGCACGAGCGGCTCGAGCACACGCACCGGCATCGGCACGACGAACATCACCAGCATGCGCACGACTTTGCGTATGACGGAAACGAACCGCACACGCATCCGCACGTGCATCTGCCGATCACGCACAGTCATGCGCATTTTCCGGACATTCATCACCGGCATCGACATTGA
- a CDS encoding bleomycin resistance protein, with translation MTDIASPNLPSRDFEATSRFYEKLGFVETWRDDGWMILKRGDLLLEFFPHPELDPATSWFSCCFRLADVDAFFDDMLAAGIPEQATGWPRAHRPTREAWGGTVGALIDPDGSLIRLIQTED, from the coding sequence TTGACCGACATTGCGAGCCCCAACCTGCCGTCGCGCGATTTCGAGGCCACGTCCCGCTTCTACGAAAAACTGGGCTTCGTCGAAACCTGGCGCGACGACGGCTGGATGATCCTCAAACGCGGCGACCTGTTGCTGGAATTCTTTCCGCACCCCGAGCTCGATCCGGCCACAAGCTGGTTCAGTTGCTGCTTCCGGCTCGCGGATGTCGATGCGTTCTTCGACGACATGCTCGCAGCCGGCATTCCGGAGCAAGCGACCGGCTGGCCGCGCGCGCACCGGCCGACACGCGAAGCGTGGGGCGGCACGGTCGGCGCGCTGATCGACCCGGACGGTTCGCTGATCCGGTTGATCCAGACGGAAGACTAG
- a CDS encoding nitrogen fixation protein NifQ — protein sequence MTSASGRPAPDSHELGRAHALAVQRLLSCAADARSPDVLLFSTLVAARACRNELGLLGLSRSQLTGLLTRQFPHRAVGDADALAPAVAMPLLPPAHSAFVATLHARLMDDANPAATRDDADCLASIIAHACLRPDHLWRDLGLDGRDAVSAMLDRYFPALAARNVAHLRWKKFLAQEVAASLGVPPGPAPGCPGCEDFGFCFPHAR from the coding sequence ATGACGTCCGCATCCGGTCGCCCCGCCCCCGATTCGCACGAGCTCGGCCGGGCGCACGCACTGGCGGTGCAACGACTGCTGTCCTGCGCAGCCGACGCCCGCTCGCCCGATGTCCTCCTCTTCAGCACCCTCGTTGCGGCACGCGCGTGCCGCAACGAACTCGGGCTGCTCGGCCTTTCCCGCTCGCAGCTCACGGGCCTGCTCACCCGGCAATTTCCGCATCGGGCGGTCGGCGATGCCGATGCGCTCGCACCGGCAGTCGCGATGCCGCTGTTGCCGCCCGCCCACTCGGCCTTCGTCGCGACGCTGCACGCGCGGCTGATGGACGACGCGAATCCCGCCGCCACCCGCGACGACGCCGACTGTCTCGCGTCGATCATCGCGCATGCATGCCTGCGCCCCGACCATCTGTGGCGCGATCTCGGGCTCGACGGACGCGACGCGGTATCGGCGATGCTCGATCGCTATTTCCCCGCGCTCGCCGCGCGCAACGTCGCTCATCTGCGCTGGAAGAAATTCCTCGCACAGGAAGTGGCCGCATCGCTCGGCGTGCCGCCGGGGCCCGCACCCGGATGCCCGGGCTGCGAGGATTTCGGCTTCTGCTTTCCCCACGCGCGATAG
- a CDS encoding TOBE domain-containing protein, producing the protein MRTSARNHFAGQVSAVKPGAVNDEITLRTQDGLDIVAVITHGSAASLGLAAGTKAFALVKASSVIVMVDVDSSKVSARNCVAGTVSSVAKGAVNSEVVIKATGGAEIVAIVTNDSVARLGLASGNAASAIFKASSVIVGVE; encoded by the coding sequence ATGCGAACCAGCGCCCGTAATCACTTCGCCGGTCAGGTCAGCGCCGTCAAACCCGGTGCCGTCAACGACGAAATCACGCTGCGCACGCAGGACGGCCTCGACATCGTCGCCGTGATCACGCATGGCAGCGCGGCTTCGCTGGGCCTCGCAGCCGGCACGAAGGCATTCGCGCTCGTCAAGGCGTCGTCGGTCATCGTGATGGTCGACGTCGACAGCAGCAAGGTATCGGCCCGCAACTGCGTCGCGGGCACCGTATCGTCGGTCGCGAAGGGCGCGGTCAATTCGGAAGTCGTGATCAAGGCCACAGGCGGCGCCGAGATCGTCGCGATCGTCACCAACGACAGCGTCGCTCGTCTCGGCCTCGCGAGCGGCAACGCCGCGTCCGCGATCTTCAAGGCATCGAGCGTGATCGTCGGCGTCGAGTGA